Proteins co-encoded in one Campylobacter jejuni genomic window:
- a CDS encoding DedA family protein, translating to MQDMIDTLIKYGYIVLFFYSLGGGMVGILAAGVLSSQGKMDLSFCITLAFIANTIGSTLLFILGKYYKKDIMPYFKKHRRKLALAMMKTKQHGIILLVTQKFIYGLKTFIPIAAGMAKYNFIKFFIINTLASLAWAIVLGFAAYTFGYVIEAIFDKLSLYPYAAPLFLLFLAGIIWLYLSKFSKK from the coding sequence ATGCAAGATATGATTGATACTTTAATAAAATATGGTTATATTGTTTTATTCTTTTACTCTTTAGGGGGCGGAATGGTTGGAATTTTAGCTGCAGGAGTTTTAAGTTCTCAAGGAAAAATGGATCTTAGTTTTTGCATTACTCTTGCTTTTATTGCTAATACCATAGGTTCAACTTTGCTTTTTATACTTGGGAAATATTATAAAAAAGATATTATGCCTTATTTTAAAAAACACCGACGCAAGCTAGCCCTTGCTATGATGAAAACAAAACAACACGGAATTATTTTACTTGTAACTCAAAAATTTATTTATGGTTTAAAAACTTTCATTCCTATAGCTGCAGGTATGGCAAAATATAATTTTATTAAATTTTTTATTATCAATACTCTAGCTAGTTTGGCATGGGCTATTGTTCTAGGTTTTGCTGCTTATACTTTTGGATATGTTATTGAAGCAATTTTTGATAAACTGAGTTTATATCCTTATGCCGCTCCTTTATTTTTATTATTTTTAGCTGGAATAATTTGGCTTTATTTAAGTAAATTTTCCAAAAAATAA
- the rny gene encoding ribonuclease Y yields MIESLIALIAAIVGLGIGYLVAKKINDAKYEIFVEQAKAKAKAIEYEAELILKDAKNSILNAELEVKKKYEEKTHKIQKDFNQKFDDLSKKEQKLQQEEEKLKEDKEYLCKSQKHIQDLQSDVDKLKNKYQEKLDDVLKILEHSTGLTQNEAKEIILKKVEENSREQIAHIVRKYEEEAKNEAKRKANFIIAQATSRFAGEFAAERLINVINIKNDELKGRIIGKEGRNVKTLEMVLGVDIIIDDTPGAIIVSCFNLYRRAIATKVIELLVEDGRIQPARIEEIHEKVCKEFDSAILEEGETIVMDLGLNKIHPEIVKLIGKLKYRASYGQNALAHSLEVAHLAGIIAAECGGDENLARRAGILHDIGKALTHDFEGSHVDLGAELCKRYKEHPVVINAIYAHHGHEEATSIESAAVCAADTLSAARPGARREVLEAFLKRVSELEDIAKSKEGIKNAYAINAGREIRVIANAQLVNDDESVLLAKEIAAEIQEKMQYPGEIKVNVIRELRAVEYAK; encoded by the coding sequence ATGATAGAATCACTTATCGCACTTATAGCCGCTATAGTCGGACTCGGTATAGGATATTTAGTTGCAAAAAAAATCAATGATGCCAAATATGAAATTTTCGTAGAACAAGCCAAAGCTAAAGCCAAAGCTATAGAATACGAAGCGGAGCTTATTTTAAAAGATGCAAAAAATTCAATTCTTAATGCAGAATTAGAAGTTAAAAAAAAATACGAAGAAAAAACTCACAAAATTCAAAAAGATTTTAATCAAAAATTTGATGATCTTTCTAAAAAAGAACAAAAACTTCAGCAAGAAGAAGAAAAACTAAAAGAAGATAAAGAATACCTTTGCAAGTCACAAAAACACATTCAAGACTTACAATCTGATGTTGATAAATTAAAAAATAAATATCAAGAAAAACTTGACGATGTTTTAAAAATTTTAGAACATTCTACAGGACTTACGCAAAATGAAGCCAAAGAAATCATTCTTAAAAAAGTAGAAGAAAATTCTCGCGAGCAAATTGCACATATAGTAAGAAAATATGAAGAAGAAGCAAAAAATGAAGCCAAAAGAAAAGCTAACTTCATCATTGCTCAAGCTACTTCTCGTTTTGCAGGTGAATTTGCAGCTGAAAGACTTATCAATGTTATTAACATTAAAAACGATGAACTTAAAGGACGTATCATTGGTAAAGAAGGGCGCAATGTTAAAACCTTAGAAATGGTTTTAGGTGTTGATATTATCATCGATGATACACCAGGTGCTATTATAGTAAGTTGTTTTAATCTTTATCGCCGTGCTATTGCTACAAAAGTTATAGAACTTTTAGTTGAAGATGGCAGAATTCAACCCGCGCGCATAGAAGAAATTCACGAAAAAGTGTGCAAAGAATTTGATAGTGCCATTCTAGAAGAAGGCGAAACCATAGTTATGGATCTAGGTTTAAATAAAATACACCCTGAAATTGTAAAACTCATAGGAAAACTCAAATACCGAGCAAGCTATGGACAAAACGCTTTAGCACATTCTTTGGAAGTGGCTCACCTTGCAGGAATCATTGCTGCTGAGTGTGGTGGGGATGAGAATTTAGCACGTCGTGCGGGAATTTTACATGATATAGGAAAAGCATTAACCCATGATTTTGAAGGATCTCATGTGGATTTAGGCGCAGAACTTTGCAAACGCTATAAAGAGCATCCTGTAGTAATCAATGCTATTTACGCACATCATGGACACGAAGAAGCTACAAGCATAGAATCAGCAGCTGTTTGTGCAGCAGATACTTTAAGTGCTGCACGACCTGGAGCTAGAAGAGAAGTATTAGAAGCTTTCTTAAAAAGAGTCAGTGAGCTAGAAGATATCGCTAAAAGTAAAGAAGGAATTAAAAATGCCTATGCAATCAATGCCGGAAGAGAAATTCGCGTCATAGCCAATGCTCAGCTTGTTAATGATGATGAAAGTGTACTTTTGGCTAAAGAAATAGCAGCTGAAATTCAAGAAAAAATGCAATATCCTGGTGAAATTAAAGTCAATGTTATACGTGAACTTAGAGCTGTAGAATACGCTAAATAA
- the ftsY gene encoding signal recognition particle-docking protein FtsY, which yields MFNFFKKGLAKTLENIVGIKGENKKITKDLLEEILLEADVSYEIVEEIIYYLPPQNEVKKEDLKRVMGSYFLYEKKETNQEKPFVELILGVNGAGKTTSIAKLAYLYKNQNQKVILGACDTFRAGAIEQLKLWAQKVDVDIVLTAQGHDPSAVAFDTISKAKAKDFDRVIIDTAGRLQNQKNLAHELEKIVRISNKALEGAPHRKILVLDGTQGNAGILQAKAFNELVKLDGVIITKLDGTAKGGALFSIARELELPIFYVGVGEQMTDLQEFNASAYLDTLLDPIFE from the coding sequence ATGTTTAATTTTTTTAAAAAAGGACTTGCAAAAACTCTTGAAAATATTGTTGGGATTAAAGGAGAGAATAAAAAGATAACCAAAGATTTGCTTGAAGAAATTTTGCTTGAAGCAGATGTAAGTTATGAAATAGTTGAAGAGATAATTTATTATTTACCACCTCAAAATGAAGTAAAAAAAGAAGATTTAAAGCGTGTTATGGGTTCTTATTTTCTTTATGAAAAAAAAGAAACCAATCAAGAAAAACCTTTTGTAGAGCTTATTTTAGGAGTAAATGGAGCAGGAAAAACAACAAGTATTGCCAAACTTGCTTATTTATATAAAAACCAAAATCAAAAAGTGATTTTAGGAGCGTGTGATACTTTTAGAGCAGGTGCGATTGAACAATTAAAACTTTGGGCGCAAAAAGTGGATGTAGATATAGTTTTAACTGCACAAGGGCATGATCCTTCAGCGGTTGCTTTTGATACTATCTCTAAAGCAAAAGCAAAGGATTTTGATAGAGTTATTATCGATACAGCAGGGCGTTTGCAAAATCAAAAAAATTTAGCCCATGAGCTTGAAAAAATTGTGAGAATTTCAAACAAAGCTTTAGAAGGTGCACCCCATAGAAAAATTTTAGTTTTAGATGGAACACAGGGAAATGCTGGAATTTTACAAGCTAAAGCTTTTAATGAGCTTGTAAAACTTGATGGTGTGATTATTACAAAGCTTGATGGGACAGCTAAAGGGGGTGCACTTTTTAGTATAGCAAGAGAGCTTGAGCTTCCTATTTTTTATGTAGGCGTGGGTGAGCAAATGACGGATTTACAAGAATTTAATGCAAGTGCTTACTTAGATACTTTATTAGATCCTATTTTTGAATAA
- the radA gene encoding DNA repair protein RadA: MAKNKALFECQACGNQQSKWLGKCPDCGAWDSFVELKAEQIKVLKELAQVSMKTSEAVCIEDVELEHFTRYSTDDNELDLVLGGGLVEGSLVLIGGSPGVGKSTLLLKIASNLAKQGKKVLYVSGEESKAQIKLRADRLEANTPNLFLLTELCLENILEELHKKDYSILIVDSIQTLYSNKITSAAGSITQVREITFELMRVSKAYNISTFIIGHITKEGAIAGPRVLEHMVDVVLYFEGDATKEIRLLRGFKNRFGGTNEVGIFEMTAKGLISAKDLANRFFTRGKAISGSALGVVMEGSRALVLEVQALVCESSYPKRSATGYEKNRLDMLLALLERKLGIPLGHYDVFVNISGGVKVSETAADLAVVAAIISSFKNRPLSKDSIFIGELSLNGEIREVFSLDTRLKEAKMQKFKNAIIPSKPLEDIGLKCFVAKELSQVLEWM; encoded by the coding sequence ATGGCAAAAAATAAAGCACTTTTTGAATGTCAAGCCTGTGGAAATCAACAAAGTAAATGGCTTGGAAAATGTCCTGATTGTGGAGCTTGGGATAGTTTTGTAGAATTAAAAGCTGAGCAGATTAAAGTTTTAAAAGAGCTTGCGCAAGTTAGTATGAAAACAAGTGAAGCTGTTTGTATTGAAGATGTGGAGTTAGAACATTTTACAAGATACAGCACAGATGATAATGAGCTTGATTTGGTTTTAGGTGGAGGACTTGTTGAAGGTTCTTTAGTGCTTATAGGTGGAAGTCCAGGTGTCGGAAAATCTACGCTTTTGTTAAAAATTGCTTCAAATTTAGCTAAACAGGGTAAAAAAGTCCTTTATGTAAGTGGCGAAGAAAGTAAAGCCCAGATTAAATTAAGAGCTGATCGTCTTGAGGCTAATACTCCGAATTTATTTTTACTTACTGAACTTTGCCTTGAAAATATTTTAGAAGAATTGCACAAAAAAGATTATAGCATTCTTATCGTTGATTCTATACAAACTCTATATTCAAATAAAATCACTTCAGCAGCAGGAAGCATCACTCAGGTGCGTGAGATTACTTTTGAACTTATGCGTGTTAGCAAGGCTTATAATATCAGTACTTTTATCATAGGGCATATTACTAAAGAAGGTGCTATAGCAGGGCCTAGGGTTCTTGAGCATATGGTAGATGTGGTGCTTTATTTTGAAGGAGATGCTACTAAAGAAATCAGACTTTTAAGAGGCTTTAAAAATCGTTTTGGTGGAACGAATGAAGTAGGTATTTTTGAGATGACTGCTAAGGGTTTGATCAGTGCAAAAGATTTGGCAAATCGTTTTTTTACTCGTGGAAAGGCTATTTCAGGAAGTGCTTTAGGTGTTGTGATGGAAGGATCTCGTGCCTTGGTTTTAGAAGTTCAAGCTTTAGTGTGTGAAAGTTCTTATCCAAAACGCAGCGCTACAGGATATGAAAAAAATCGCTTAGATATGCTTTTGGCTTTGCTTGAAAGAAAACTTGGAATTCCTTTAGGGCATTATGATGTATTTGTAAATATTAGCGGCGGAGTAAAAGTAAGTGAAACTGCTGCGGATTTGGCTGTGGTTGCTGCGATTATTTCAAGTTTTAAAAATCGCCCTTTGAGCAAAGATAGTATTTTTATAGGAGAGCTTAGTTTAAATGGAGAAATTAGAGAGGTTTTTAGCCTTGATACGCGTTTAAAAGAAGCTAAAATGCAAAAATTTAAAAATGCCATTATTCCTTCTAAGCCTTTGGAAGATATAGGGCTTAAGTGTTTTGTTGCCAAAGAACTTTCACAAGTTTTAGAATGGATGTAA
- a CDS encoding 5-formyltetrahydrofolate cyclo-ligase — MEKTDFRALQKIRLFKHSKLNFKQDYKIFKECLKIIKLFKAKNILIFIPLHYEPNLIKFRHILNKNYKLFVPFMQDKSLKIVKLRLPFIKKRFGVLEPIDSFFKAKIDLAIVPVIGVDKNLKRIGHGQGFYDRFFENLNYKPHIIFVQSIDALSQNNLTQKHDISGKLYINPYKKYYKKERKNDRITYRTYSRYSRTRYRIFSCKKNQ; from the coding sequence ATGGAAAAAACAGATTTTAGGGCATTGCAAAAAATACGCCTTTTCAAACATTCAAAACTAAATTTCAAACAAGATTATAAAATATTTAAAGAATGTCTTAAAATAATAAAGCTATTTAAAGCTAAAAATATTTTAATTTTTATTCCTTTGCATTATGAACCAAACTTAATAAAATTTCGCCATATTCTAAATAAAAATTACAAACTTTTTGTTCCATTTATGCAAGATAAAAGTTTAAAAATTGTAAAATTAAGATTGCCTTTTATTAAAAAAAGGTTTGGGGTTTTAGAGCCTATAGATTCTTTTTTTAAAGCAAAAATTGATTTAGCTATTGTGCCTGTAATTGGCGTCGATAAAAATTTAAAAAGAATAGGACATGGGCAAGGTTTTTATGATAGATTTTTTGAAAATTTAAATTACAAGCCTCATATAATATTTGTCCAAAGTATAGATGCTTTAAGTCAAAATAATCTAACACAAAAGCATGATATTTCAGGAAAATTATACATAAACCCTTATAAAAAATATTACAAGAAAGAAAGAAAAAATGATAGAATCACTTATCGCACTTATAGCCGCTATAGTCGGACTCGGTATAGGATATTTAGTTGCAAAAAAAATCAATGA
- a CDS encoding ComEC/Rec2 family competence protein, translating into MSLWNSFFYSFKEFHYLFLSVVIIFIFNILLEYNNFLNFKNQKHYFINNALLTHQYIKYNKKNKKYWVLKLQTENFTFYTTSFKDLNLSKNQLLSLRIITHNINFRDYLSKSFYAPSYDFEKLKEKEYNPIISYFLNQHTNEKIKEFYGALFFALPISLELRNDVNYYGIAHLIAISGYHIGLLFSLIFFILAPIYSFFQKRYFPYRNLRLDLSILIFTLLLAYACLIGFVPSFVRSLIMAFWVFYLLCKNIKIINFFTLFCSILLCISLYPRLLFSIGFLFSILGVFYIFLYMHHFANKFNNLINIILLNIWTFFAMVLPVLYFFPLISYQQILGIILSGIFVIFYPLVLFLHLINYGDLLNFILDEFFKFKIYGTNIHIPFWIFISYLIASLISVRFKYLAFLCIFANFIPFIMVVI; encoded by the coding sequence ATGTCTCTATGGAATTCTTTTTTTTACTCTTTTAAAGAATTTCATTATTTATTTTTATCTGTTGTTATTATTTTTATTTTTAATATCCTTTTAGAATATAATAATTTTTTAAACTTTAAAAACCAAAAACATTACTTTATAAATAACGCTCTATTAACGCACCAATATATAAAATATAATAAAAAAAATAAAAAATATTGGGTTTTAAAGCTACAAACTGAAAACTTCACTTTTTATACTACAAGTTTTAAGGATTTAAATTTAAGCAAGAATCAACTTTTAAGCCTTAGAATTATCACCCATAATATTAACTTTAGAGACTATCTGAGCAAAAGTTTTTATGCACCTTCTTATGATTTTGAAAAATTAAAAGAAAAAGAATACAATCCCATTATATCTTACTTCTTAAATCAACATACAAATGAAAAAATTAAAGAATTTTATGGTGCTTTATTTTTTGCACTGCCCATATCTTTAGAGCTTAGAAACGATGTAAATTACTATGGCATAGCACACCTTATAGCAATTAGCGGTTATCACATAGGCTTGCTTTTTAGTTTAATTTTCTTTATTTTAGCTCCAATTTATAGTTTTTTCCAAAAAAGATATTTTCCTTATAGAAATTTACGTTTAGATTTAAGTATTTTAATTTTTACACTGCTTTTAGCTTATGCTTGTTTAATAGGATTTGTCCCTTCTTTTGTGCGCTCCTTGATTATGGCTTTTTGGGTTTTTTATCTATTGTGTAAAAATATAAAAATTATTAATTTCTTTACGCTTTTTTGTAGTATTTTATTATGCATTTCTCTTTACCCTAGACTTTTATTTAGTATTGGATTTTTATTTTCTATTTTAGGTGTTTTTTATATTTTTTTATATATGCATCATTTTGCAAATAAATTTAATAATCTTATAAATATTATTTTGCTTAATATTTGGACTTTTTTTGCTATGGTTTTACCTGTGCTTTATTTTTTTCCACTTATAAGCTACCAACAAATTTTAGGTATTATTTTGAGTGGAATTTTTGTAATATTTTATCCTTTAGTATTATTTTTGCATCTTATAAACTATGGAGATTTGCTCAATTTTATCTTAGATGAATTTTTTAAATTTAAAATTTATGGAACTAATATCCATATCCCATTTTGGATTTTTATAAGTTATCTTATTGCTTCTTTAATCTCTGTGCGATTTAAATATCTAGCTTTTCTTTGTATTTTTGCGAATTTTATTCCCTTCATTATGGTTGTGATTTAG
- the rbn gene encoding YihY/virulence factor BrkB family protein: MKNFFTILLNLRDKEILNYAAALSFYTVLSLIPILFVCFSVFTQISSFKAYYEKAKQVIFAFLIPTQQDVVATYIDTFLKNSVNLGIVGLIAMAFTSLAFFSGYDFVINRITKNEPKGLWQSISSYWTLLTLVPLGLGLSFYISGFIQQTLDDYKIGFNFFEILPFVIIWGLFFISYSSSVHRGTLKSLALVSFGAGAIWYIGKNLFVYYVVYNKTYASVYGSFSTILFFFIWIYISWIIYLFGLKLYYFLNHNHNEGNKIRKNTKKS; encoded by the coding sequence GTGAAAAATTTTTTTACTATTTTACTAAATTTGCGTGATAAGGAAATTTTAAATTATGCAGCAGCGCTTAGTTTTTATACTGTATTATCTTTAATACCTATTTTATTTGTATGTTTTTCTGTTTTTACGCAAATTTCCAGTTTTAAAGCTTATTATGAAAAAGCAAAGCAAGTAATTTTTGCTTTTTTAATACCAACGCAACAAGATGTTGTTGCTACTTACATCGATACTTTTTTAAAAAATAGTGTAAATTTGGGTATTGTAGGTCTTATTGCTATGGCATTTACTTCTTTAGCTTTTTTTTCAGGCTATGATTTTGTAATCAATCGTATTACTAAAAATGAACCTAAAGGACTTTGGCAAAGTATTAGTTCTTATTGGACCCTTTTGACTCTTGTTCCTTTGGGACTTGGGCTTAGTTTTTATATTTCAGGTTTTATCCAACAAACTTTAGATGATTATAAAATAGGGTTTAATTTTTTTGAAATTTTACCCTTTGTAATTATTTGGGGTTTATTTTTTATATCTTATTCAAGTTCTGTTCATAGGGGAACTCTTAAAAGTTTAGCTTTAGTATCTTTTGGAGCGGGTGCTATTTGGTATATAGGAAAAAATTTATTTGTATATTATGTGGTATATAATAAAACATACGCTAGTGTTTATGGATCTTTTTCTACTATTTTATTCTTTTTTATTTGGATTTATATTTCTTGGATTATTTATCTTTTTGGGCTTAAACTCTATTATTTTCTAAATCACAACCATAATGAAGGGAATAAAATTCGCAAAAATACAAAGAAAAGCTAG
- a CDS encoding plasminogen-binding N-terminal domain-containing protein, translated as MFKTIVCFLALNLSLFAVGFDLKPIKSELVKVDDIYGYIKDSDDIKLYSSGVVVQHFSNSQSIIARASVIDKKNGLAKLEFSIFSALKQDALPLPNVLPKVGDEVVLNFLYDRGLVIAPDEQTYNELVREFPQIYFTHIDIFGAQLIRTATLSPKRSDFRQFCDDNAVGILVVALENQAEVVDCQDFNKLYEVPISKPTSVQVPFYSRIGGYKSNFFDFNSQEIGNYYRYYDALINFPKVQ; from the coding sequence TTGTTTAAAACTATAGTGTGTTTTTTAGCTTTAAACCTTAGCCTCTTTGCGGTTGGATTTGATTTAAAACCTATAAAAAGTGAACTTGTAAAAGTTGATGATATTTATGGTTATATTAAAGATAGTGATGATATAAAACTTTATTCAAGTGGCGTAGTAGTACAACATTTTAGCAATTCGCAAAGTATCATCGCTAGAGCAAGTGTTATAGATAAAAAAAATGGTTTGGCAAAATTAGAATTTAGCATTTTCTCAGCTCTTAAGCAAGATGCTTTGCCTTTGCCAAATGTTTTACCTAAAGTAGGTGATGAGGTTGTTTTAAATTTTCTTTATGATAGAGGATTGGTAATTGCTCCTGATGAACAAACTTATAATGAACTTGTTAGAGAATTTCCGCAGATATATTTTACCCATATTGACATTTTTGGAGCACAATTAATTAGAACGGCCACTCTTTCTCCTAAGCGTTCAGATTTCAGGCAATTTTGTGATGATAATGCGGTTGGCATTTTGGTTGTGGCTTTGGAAAATCAAGCAGAAGTTGTAGATTGTCAAGATTTTAATAAGCTTTATGAAGTGCCTATAAGCAAGCCAACTAGCGTTCAGGTTCCTTTTTATTCTCGTATAGGTGGATATAAAAGTAATTTTTTTGATTTTAACTCTCAAGAAATAGGAAATTATTATAGATATTATGATGCTTTGATTAATTTTCCTAAGGTGCAATAA
- a CDS encoding TlpA family protein disulfide reductase, translating to MKIKKILLLVAISCLFVACSNDKEKQQNDVNLSTEASINQSDDMNFKLNLIDGGSISVKKENVVLNFNDEDKATLFVFFTTWCTPCIAEIPHLNKLQEKYNNDFNIVGVLLEDKSNDEIQKFIEQHKISYKVANGENNYLLAKALGGVNGIPTMFLYNKHSKLINQYLGLIPEEMLEIDIQKAIL from the coding sequence ATGAAGATTAAAAAAATACTTTTACTAGTGGCAATATCTTGTTTGTTTGTTGCTTGTAGCAATGATAAAGAAAAGCAGCAAAATGATGTAAATTTAAGCACCGAGGCAAGTATCAATCAAAGTGATGATATGAATTTTAAACTTAATTTGATTGATGGAGGATCAATTTCAGTTAAAAAAGAAAATGTCGTTTTAAATTTCAACGATGAAGATAAGGCAACTTTGTTTGTATTTTTTACCACTTGGTGTACCCCTTGCATTGCTGAAATCCCTCATCTTAATAAATTACAAGAAAAGTATAATAATGATTTTAATATAGTTGGGGTTTTATTAGAAGATAAATCTAACGATGAGATTCAAAAATTTATAGAACAGCATAAAATATCTTATAAAGTCGCTAATGGTGAAAATAACTATCTTTTAGCTAAAGCTTTAGGTGGGGTAAATGGAATTCCTACCATGTTTCTTTACAATAAGCATTCTAAATTGATTAATCAGTATTTAGGGCTTATTCCTGAAGAAATGCTAGAAATCGATATACAAAAGGCTATACTTTAA
- the glcD gene encoding FAD-linked oxidase C-terminal domain-containing protein, whose translation MKKEFEQYFKRFLGEENAYFDEIHKRAYSYDATKKHYLPDGVLFPRNEEDIARILKFCNENNIIVIPRGSGSGFTGGALAVNGGVVLAFEKHMNKILEIDLENLVAVVQPGVINIHLQKEVAKYGLFYPPDPASMEYSSLGGNVSENAGGMRAAKYGITKDYVMALRAVLPSGEIIRAGKRTIKDVAGYNLAGILIASEGSLAVLSELTLKLIPLPKFKKTAFAIFPSVKSAMNAVYKSLASGVSPVSMEFLDNLSIRAVESKFNKGLPIEAGAILIADVDGNVKEAIDEDLRNLEHYFLEAGASEFKIAKDEQETADIWFARRNCSQSIAMYGTLKLNEDITVPRSKLPTLLEGIDEISKKYGFKIPCFGHTGDGNVHTNVMVPDKNDKEQVKKGYEAVEEIFKLTVKLGGTLSGEHGIGLSKAPFMNLAFSEAEMNLMRNVKKAFDPNNILNPFKMGL comes from the coding sequence ATGAAAAAAGAATTTGAACAATATTTTAAACGATTTTTAGGAGAAGAAAACGCTTATTTTGATGAAATTCACAAAAGAGCTTATAGCTATGATGCGACAAAAAAACATTATTTACCCGATGGGGTTCTTTTTCCAAGAAATGAAGAAGATATTGCTCGAATTTTAAAATTTTGTAATGAAAATAATATCATAGTCATACCGCGAGGCTCAGGATCTGGTTTTACAGGAGGAGCTTTAGCTGTTAATGGCGGGGTGGTGCTTGCTTTTGAAAAGCATATGAATAAAATTTTAGAAATTGATCTTGAAAATTTAGTGGCTGTTGTGCAACCTGGGGTTATTAATATACATTTACAAAAAGAAGTAGCCAAATACGGACTTTTTTATCCACCTGATCCTGCTAGCATGGAGTATTCTAGCTTAGGGGGTAATGTAAGCGAAAATGCTGGGGGAATGAGAGCTGCAAAATATGGCATTACAAAAGATTATGTGATGGCTTTAAGGGCTGTTTTGCCTAGCGGAGAAATCATTCGTGCAGGAAAACGCACTATTAAAGATGTGGCAGGTTATAATTTGGCAGGAATTTTAATCGCTAGTGAAGGTTCTTTAGCAGTTTTAAGTGAGCTTACTTTAAAATTAATACCTTTACCTAAATTCAAAAAAACTGCTTTTGCTATTTTTCCAAGTGTAAAAAGTGCTATGAATGCGGTTTATAAAAGCCTTGCTAGCGGTGTAAGTCCTGTATCTATGGAATTTTTAGACAATCTTAGCATTAGAGCGGTTGAGAGCAAATTTAATAAAGGTTTGCCTATAGAAGCTGGAGCTATTTTGATTGCTGATGTGGATGGTAATGTTAAAGAGGCTATTGATGAGGATTTAAGAAATTTAGAACATTATTTTTTAGAAGCTGGAGCTAGTGAATTTAAAATAGCAAAAGATGAACAAGAAACCGCAGATATTTGGTTTGCTAGAAGAAATTGTTCTCAAAGCATTGCTATGTATGGAACTTTAAAACTTAATGAAGATATTACAGTTCCGCGTTCTAAACTACCTACTTTGCTTGAAGGTATAGATGAGATTTCTAAAAAATATGGTTTTAAAATTCCTTGTTTTGGGCATACAGGGGATGGAAATGTGCATACTAATGTTATGGTTCCTGATAAAAATGATAAAGAGCAGGTGAAAAAAGGCTATGAAGCTGTGGAAGAGATTTTTAAATTAACAGTGAAACTTGGAGGAACTTTAAGCGGAGAGCATGGTATCGGACTCTCTAAGGCACCTTTTATGAATTTAGCTTTTTCTGAAGCCGAAATGAATTTAATGAGAAATGTTAAAAAAGCTTTTGATCCAAATAATATACTAAATCCTTTTAAAATGGGACTTTAG